A DNA window from Pseudomonas sp. B21-056 contains the following coding sequences:
- a CDS encoding response regulator, which translates to MTAVDLPAVPRVLIAEADPASRELLEQVLSGLRCDARVDTCGEGKQALELLAHHPYDLVIADWELPGVDGLSILRGLRHQHRTPPLPFILMSRRNDSASVREVLPLAPAAYLTKPLNRESLTQRLQGLLLSGTEEAASDVPTPGPALTLAAFLERRRDLSEGAPLMTDVQVAVKRSLNPSGLDLKLLEEEIRTDPQITAVLIAAANSAAQHQGGGPVQTVAQALHQLGTGQSMNLILGLTLKRCARLTDPCLADYAERYWLLSLHTAEYARAMARLLDLEQERCYCAGLLHRLGELAVLRCLEEWKRAEGELDELEEVGNTLEEYGAGFGSALRTRWRLPLELRELIAAVYGLGGGVYSREALVMNMAAQMAHLTEHEGLEELARGRTARLLKIGLPELMRLRRK; encoded by the coding sequence ATGACTGCTGTGGATTTACCCGCTGTACCCCGCGTGTTGATCGCCGAGGCCGACCCGGCGTCCCGTGAGCTGCTGGAACAGGTGTTGTCGGGCCTGCGCTGCGATGCGCGGGTGGACACGTGTGGCGAGGGCAAGCAGGCGCTGGAGTTGCTGGCGCATCATCCTTACGACCTGGTGATTGCCGATTGGGAGCTGCCGGGTGTCGATGGCCTGAGTATTCTGCGCGGCCTTCGCCATCAGCACCGCACCCCGCCGTTGCCCTTCATCCTGATGAGTCGACGCAATGACAGCGCTAGCGTACGTGAGGTGTTGCCACTGGCGCCGGCCGCTTATCTGACCAAACCCTTGAACCGGGAAAGCCTGACCCAGCGTCTGCAAGGCTTGCTGTTGAGTGGCACTGAAGAAGCCGCCAGCGACGTACCGACGCCTGGGCCCGCGTTGACCCTGGCGGCGTTCCTTGAGCGTCGGCGCGACCTGTCCGAAGGCGCGCCGCTGATGACCGATGTGCAAGTGGCGGTCAAGCGCAGCCTCAACCCCAGCGGCCTGGACCTGAAATTGCTGGAAGAGGAAATCCGCACCGATCCGCAGATCACCGCCGTGCTGATCGCTGCGGCCAACAGCGCCGCCCAGCATCAGGGTGGCGGTCCGGTGCAGACCGTGGCCCAGGCGCTGCACCAGCTCGGCACCGGGCAGAGCATGAACCTGATCCTCGGGCTGACCCTCAAGCGCTGTGCCCGGCTCACTGACCCCTGCCTGGCGGACTATGCCGAGCGTTACTGGCTGTTATCGCTGCACACCGCCGAATACGCCCGGGCGATGGCCCGTTTGCTGGATCTGGAGCAGGAGCGCTGCTATTGCGCCGGGCTGCTGCATCGCTTGGGTGAATTGGCGGTGCTGCGTTGCCTGGAAGAATGGAAGCGGGCCGAGGGCGAACTGGATGAATTGGAGGAAGTGGGGAACACCCTGGAGGAGTATGGCGCCGGTTTCGGCTCGGCGCTGCGTACCCGCTGGCGCTTGCCGCTGGAGCTGCGGGAGTTGATTGCGGCGGTCTACGGCCTCGGTGGCGGGGTGTACTCCCGCGAGGCCCTGGTGATGAACATGGCGGCGCAAATGGCTCACCTGACCGAGCATGAAGGGCTTGAGGAACTGGCCCGGGGGCGCACGGCGCGTCTGCTGAAGATCGGGTTGCCGGAACTGATGCGCTTGCGCAGGAAGTAA
- the gabD gene encoding NADP-dependent succinate-semialdehyde dehydrogenase: MQLKDTQLFRQQAFIDGAWVDADNGQTIKVTNPATGEVLGTVPKMGAAETRRAIEAADKALPAWRALTAKERANKLRRWYELLIENQDDLGRLMTLEQGKPLAEAKGEIVYAASFIEWFAEEAKRVYGDVIPGHQPDKRLIVIKQPIGVTAAITPWNFPAAMITRKAGPALAAGCTMVIKPASQTPFSALALVELAHRAGIPQGVLSVVTGSAGDIGGELTSNPIVRKLSFTGSTEIGRQLMAECAKDIKKVSLELGGNAPFIVFDDADLDKAVEGAIISKYRNNGQTCVCANRLYIQDSVYDAFAEKLKAAVAKLKIGNGLEDGTTTGPLIDEKAVAKVQEHIADAVGKGATVLAGGKPMQGNFFEPTILTNVPKTAAVAKEETFGPLAPLFRFKDEAEVIAMSNDTEFGLASYFYARDLGRVFRVAEALEYGMVGVNTGLISNEVAPFGGIKASGLGREGSKYGIEDYLEIKYLCLGI, encoded by the coding sequence ATGCAGCTTAAAGACACCCAGTTGTTCCGCCAGCAAGCCTTTATCGATGGCGCTTGGGTCGATGCGGACAATGGTCAGACGATCAAGGTCACCAACCCGGCAACGGGCGAAGTGTTGGGTACCGTGCCGAAAATGGGCGCTGCCGAAACCCGTCGTGCGATTGAAGCCGCCGACAAGGCGCTGCCGGCCTGGCGTGCGCTGACCGCCAAGGAGCGCGCCAACAAGCTGCGTCGCTGGTACGAATTGCTGATCGAGAACCAGGACGACCTCGGTCGTCTGATGACCCTGGAACAGGGCAAGCCACTGGCCGAAGCCAAGGGCGAGATCGTCTATGCCGCGTCGTTCATCGAGTGGTTCGCCGAAGAAGCCAAGCGCGTCTACGGTGACGTGATTCCCGGCCACCAGCCCGACAAGCGCCTGATCGTGATCAAGCAGCCGATCGGTGTGACCGCCGCCATTACCCCGTGGAACTTCCCGGCCGCGATGATCACCCGCAAGGCCGGTCCAGCCCTGGCCGCCGGTTGCACCATGGTCATCAAGCCGGCCTCGCAAACGCCGTTCTCGGCCCTGGCCCTGGTGGAACTGGCGCACCGTGCCGGTATTCCGCAAGGCGTGCTGAGCGTGGTCACCGGCAGTGCCGGCGACATCGGCGGCGAGCTGACCAGCAACCCGATCGTGCGCAAGCTGTCCTTCACCGGTTCGACCGAAATCGGTCGCCAGTTGATGGCCGAATGCGCCAAGGACATCAAGAAAGTCTCCCTGGAACTGGGCGGCAACGCACCGTTCATCGTGTTCGACGATGCGGACCTGGATAAAGCCGTCGAAGGCGCGATCATTTCCAAATACCGCAACAACGGCCAGACCTGCGTCTGCGCCAACCGCCTGTACATCCAGGATTCGGTGTACGACGCGTTCGCGGAAAAACTCAAGGCGGCAGTGGCCAAGCTCAAGATCGGCAACGGTCTGGAAGACGGCACCACCACCGGTCCGCTGATCGACGAGAAGGCCGTCGCCAAGGTCCAGGAACACATCGCCGATGCCGTGGGCAAAGGCGCGACCGTACTGGCCGGTGGCAAGCCGATGCAAGGCAACTTCTTCGAGCCAACCATCCTGACCAACGTCCCGAAAACCGCCGCCGTGGCGAAGGAAGAGACCTTCGGTCCGCTGGCGCCGCTGTTCCGCTTCAAAGACGAAGCTGAAGTGATCGCGATGTCCAACGACACCGAGTTTGGCCTGGCCTCGTACTTCTATGCCCGCGATCTGGGCCGCGTATTCCGCGTGGCCGAGGCCCTGGAATACGGCATGGTCGGCGTCAACACCGGGTTGATCTCCAACGAAGTCGCGCCGTTCGGCGGCATCAAGGCTTCGGGCCTGGGCCGTGAGGGTTCCAAGTACGGCATCGAGGACTACCTGGAAATCAAATACCTCTGCCTGGGTATCTGA
- the oscA gene encoding sulfur starvation response protein OscA, which translates to MSASLRSVDGQDEATIMREIQSALRDLRFGAVEITVHNAQVVQIERKEKFRLQQPGHKPG; encoded by the coding sequence ATGAGCGCATCCCTACGTAGCGTTGACGGCCAGGACGAAGCAACCATCATGCGCGAGATCCAGAGCGCGTTGCGCGATCTGCGTTTCGGCGCGGTGGAAATCACCGTGCACAACGCACAGGTGGTCCAGATCGAACGCAAGGAAAAATTCCGCCTGCAGCAGCCAGGCCATAAGCCGGGCTGA
- the gabT gene encoding 4-aminobutyrate--2-oxoglutarate transaminase, producing MSKTNADLMARRTAAVPRGVGQIHPIFAESAKNATVTDVEGREFIDFAGGIAVLNTGHVHPKIIAAVTEQLNKLTHTCFQVLAYEPYVELCEKINAKVPGDFAKKTLLVTTGSEAVENAVKIARAATGRAGVIAFTGAYHGRTMMTLGLTGKVVPYSAGMGLMPGGIFRALYPNELHGVSIDDSIASIERIFKNDAEPRDIAAIIIEPVQGEGGFYVAPKEFMKRLRTLCDQHGILLIADEVQTGAGRTGTFFAMEQMGVAADLTTFAKSIAGGFPLAGVCGKAEYMDAIAPGGLGGTYAGSPIACAAALAVMEVFEEEHLLDRCKAVGERLVSGLKAIQKKYPVIGEVRALGAMIAVELFENGDSHKPNAAAVAQVVAKARDKGLILLSCGTYGNVLRVLVPLTSPDEQLDKGLAIIEECFSEL from the coding sequence ATGAGCAAGACTAACGCTGACCTGATGGCCCGTCGTACCGCTGCCGTTCCACGTGGCGTCGGCCAGATTCACCCGATCTTCGCCGAGTCGGCGAAGAACGCCACGGTGACCGACGTCGAAGGCCGTGAATTCATCGACTTCGCCGGCGGTATCGCCGTGCTGAACACCGGCCACGTGCACCCGAAAATCATCGCCGCCGTGACCGAGCAACTGAACAAGCTGACCCACACCTGCTTCCAGGTCCTGGCCTATGAGCCATACGTGGAACTGTGCGAAAAAATCAACGCCAAGGTACCTGGCGATTTCGCCAAGAAAACCCTGCTGGTGACCACCGGTTCCGAAGCGGTGGAAAACGCCGTGAAGATCGCCCGTGCCGCCACCGGCCGCGCCGGTGTAATCGCCTTCACCGGCGCCTACCACGGTCGCACCATGATGACCCTGGGCCTGACCGGCAAGGTCGTGCCGTACTCGGCCGGCATGGGCCTGATGCCTGGCGGTATCTTCCGTGCGCTGTACCCGAACGAACTGCACGGCGTGAGCATCGACGACTCCATCGCCAGCATCGAGCGCATCTTCAAGAACGACGCCGAGCCACGTGACATCGCGGCCATCATCATCGAGCCGGTACAGGGCGAGGGTGGTTTCTATGTGGCGCCGAAGGAGTTCATGAAGCGCCTGCGCACCCTGTGCGACCAGCACGGCATTCTGTTGATCGCCGACGAAGTGCAGACCGGCGCAGGCCGTACCGGCACCTTCTTCGCCATGGAGCAGATGGGTGTTGCTGCCGACCTGACCACCTTCGCCAAATCCATCGCGGGCGGCTTCCCGCTGGCCGGAGTCTGTGGCAAGGCCGAGTACATGGACGCCATCGCACCGGGTGGCCTGGGTGGCACCTACGCTGGTAGCCCGATTGCTTGCGCGGCTGCGCTGGCGGTGATGGAAGTGTTCGAAGAAGAGCACCTGCTGGACCGCTGCAAGGCTGTGGGCGAGCGTCTGGTCAGTGGCCTCAAGGCCATCCAGAAGAAGTACCCGGTGATCGGCGAAGTCCGTGCCCTGGGCGCGATGATCGCCGTGGAGTTGTTTGAAAACGGCGACTCCCATAAGCCGAACGCCGCAGCGGTCGCCCAGGTTGTGGCGAAGGCCCGCGACAAGGGTCTGATCCTGTTGTCCTGCGGCACTTATGGCAACGTCCTGCGGGTGCTGGTGCCGTTGACCTCGCCGGACGAGCAATTGGACAAGGGCCTGGCAATCATCGAAGAGTGCTTCTCCGAGCTTTGA
- a CDS encoding sulfate ABC transporter substrate-binding protein: protein MSPIRRYALAALASAVFAGSAVAKDYELLNVSYDPTRELYQDYNAEFVSFWKQTHPDDSVKIQQSHGGSGKQGRAVIDGLRADVVTLALAGDIDEIAKLGKSLPVDWQQRLPEASTPYTSTIVFLVRKGNPKGIKDWGDLIKNDVSVITPNPKTSGGARWNFLAAWAYGLKANGGDEAKAKEYVQALFKHVPILDTGARGSTITFVNNGQGDVLLAWENEAFLALKEEGGADKFDIVVPSLSILAEPPVAVVDKNAEKKGNREIAEAYLKHLYSPAGQEIAAKNFYRPRDKDVAAKYARQFPKLELVTIDKDFGGWKTAQPKFFNDGGVFDQIYQAQ, encoded by the coding sequence ATGTCGCCAATTCGCCGTTATGCCCTGGCCGCCCTGGCCAGCGCTGTTTTCGCAGGTTCCGCCGTCGCGAAGGACTACGAACTGCTCAACGTGTCCTACGACCCGACCCGCGAGCTATACCAGGATTACAACGCCGAATTCGTCAGTTTCTGGAAGCAGACGCACCCGGATGACAGCGTGAAGATCCAGCAATCCCATGGGGGCTCGGGCAAACAGGGCCGGGCGGTGATCGATGGGCTGCGGGCCGACGTCGTGACCCTGGCCCTGGCCGGCGACATCGATGAAATCGCCAAGCTGGGCAAATCCCTGCCGGTGGACTGGCAGCAGCGGCTGCCGGAAGCCAGCACGCCCTACACCTCCACCATCGTGTTCCTGGTGCGCAAGGGCAACCCCAAGGGTATCAAGGACTGGGGTGACCTGATCAAGAATGACGTCTCGGTCATCACCCCGAACCCGAAGACCTCCGGCGGTGCCCGCTGGAACTTCCTTGCGGCCTGGGCCTATGGCCTCAAGGCCAACGGGGGTGACGAGGCCAAGGCCAAGGAATACGTGCAGGCGCTGTTCAAGCATGTGCCGATCCTCGACACCGGCGCCCGCGGTTCGACCATTACCTTCGTCAACAACGGTCAGGGCGACGTGTTGCTGGCCTGGGAAAACGAAGCCTTCCTGGCGCTGAAAGAAGAAGGGGGCGCCGACAAGTTCGACATCGTCGTGCCGTCGTTGTCGATCCTCGCTGAGCCGCCAGTGGCGGTGGTGGACAAGAACGCCGAGAAGAAAGGCAACCGCGAAATCGCCGAAGCCTACCTCAAGCATCTGTACAGCCCGGCTGGTCAGGAAATCGCCGCGAAGAATTTCTATCGCCCGCGGGACAAGGACGTGGCCGCCAAGTACGCCCGGCAGTTCCCGAAACTGGAGCTGGTGACCATCGACAAGGACTTCGGCGGCTGGAAAACCGCCCAGCCGAAATTCTTCAATGATGGTGGGGTGTTCGACCAGATCTATCAGGCGCAGTAA
- a CDS encoding GGDEF domain-containing protein, with product MVDKNLQDSTQPHWPEAAQTLMALMHAQGEVARLSEREQLFSSLLVSVNAVLWAFNWETRQLLYVSPAYERIFGRPVGLVLADFNEWRDAIYPDDLDYAERSLADVLVKGAVEDREYRIIAADGQIRWLSDKCFINRQAESGQPVIVVGIAEDITEKKLLESELQRLATTDVLTQSSNRRHFFECAHREFEQARLQGTPMAFLLLDIDDFKVINDTYGHQEGDSVLQKIAESGRTVLRRGDLFGRIGGEEFAAVFPGCAPDMAMQVAERLQREIQRLTFRSGEQGFGITVSQGLTSITEEDQTLDSLFSRADAAMYEAKRQGKNRIIVG from the coding sequence ATGGTCGACAAGAACCTGCAGGATTCAACCCAACCGCATTGGCCCGAGGCGGCCCAGACGCTGATGGCGCTGATGCACGCCCAGGGCGAAGTGGCGCGCCTGAGCGAACGTGAGCAGCTTTTCAGCTCGTTGCTGGTCAGCGTCAACGCGGTGCTCTGGGCGTTCAACTGGGAAACCCGGCAACTGCTCTACGTCAGCCCCGCCTACGAGCGGATCTTCGGCCGGCCCGTCGGCCTGGTACTGGCCGACTTCAACGAGTGGCGTGACGCAATCTACCCCGACGACCTGGACTATGCCGAGCGCAGCCTCGCCGACGTGCTGGTCAAAGGTGCCGTGGAGGATCGTGAGTACCGCATCATCGCCGCCGATGGCCAGATCCGCTGGCTGAGCGACAAATGCTTCATCAACCGCCAGGCCGAATCGGGGCAACCGGTGATTGTGGTGGGGATCGCCGAAGACATCACCGAAAAGAAGCTGCTGGAAAGCGAACTGCAACGACTGGCGACCACCGACGTACTGACCCAGAGCAGCAATCGCCGCCACTTCTTCGAATGCGCCCACCGCGAATTCGAGCAGGCACGATTGCAGGGAACGCCCATGGCTTTCCTGTTGCTGGACATCGATGACTTCAAGGTGATCAACGACACCTATGGTCATCAGGAAGGCGATAGCGTGCTGCAGAAAATCGCCGAAAGCGGGCGGACCGTGCTCCGGCGCGGTGACCTGTTCGGACGGATCGGTGGCGAAGAGTTTGCCGCCGTATTCCCCGGCTGTGCCCCGGACATGGCGATGCAAGTGGCCGAGCGCCTGCAACGGGAGATCCAGCGCCTGACCTTCCGCAGTGGGGAGCAGGGTTTCGGTATCACCGTCAGCCAGGGCCTGACCAGCATCACCGAAGAAGACCAGACCCTCGACAGCCTGTTCTCCCGCGCCGATGCCGCCATGTATGAGGCCAAGCGCCAGGGCAAGAATCGGATCATCGTCGGCTGA
- the desA gene encoding delta-9 fatty acid desaturase DesA: protein MWYEGFLGLSPWSLVAVTLLMTHVTIISVTVYLHRYSAHRSLELNAGLKHFFRFWLWLTTGQNTREWTAIHRKHHAKCETVDDPHSPVVKGLSTVLRKGAELYRAEAENPETLRIYGKNCPEDWIERTLYSRFPLLGVAIMGVIDLLLFGTIGITIWAIQMMWIPVWAAGVVNGLGHAVGYRNFECRDAATNLVPWGILIGGEELHNNHHTYPNSAKLSVRKWEFDLGWAWIQVFRFLRLAKVQRVAPIAHRIEGKGHLDMDTAIAILNNRFQIMAQYRRLVIAPLVKQELEKVDHSVRHQFHRAKRLLSRETSLLDDRHHLRIQNMLEHSQALKVIYEKRLALQQIWAKTSSNGHDMLAAIKEWVHDAEVSGIQSLRDFADQLKTYSLRPATA, encoded by the coding sequence ATGTGGTACGAAGGTTTTCTTGGCTTGTCGCCTTGGTCACTGGTGGCGGTCACCCTGCTGATGACCCATGTCACGATCATCAGTGTCACGGTCTACCTGCACCGTTATTCGGCGCACCGCTCCCTGGAGCTCAACGCTGGCCTCAAACATTTCTTCCGCTTCTGGCTGTGGCTGACCACCGGGCAGAACACCCGCGAGTGGACCGCCATCCACCGCAAGCATCACGCCAAATGCGAAACCGTCGACGATCCCCACAGCCCGGTCGTCAAAGGCCTGTCCACCGTGCTGCGCAAAGGCGCCGAGCTGTACCGCGCCGAAGCGGAAAATCCGGAAACCCTGCGCATCTACGGCAAGAACTGCCCCGAAGACTGGATCGAACGCACCCTCTATAGCCGCTTCCCGCTTTTGGGCGTGGCGATCATGGGCGTCATCGACCTGCTGCTGTTCGGCACCATCGGCATCACCATCTGGGCCATCCAGATGATGTGGATCCCGGTCTGGGCCGCCGGCGTGGTCAATGGCCTGGGCCATGCCGTGGGCTATCGCAACTTCGAGTGCCGTGACGCGGCGACCAACCTGGTGCCCTGGGGCATCCTGATCGGTGGCGAAGAGCTGCACAACAACCATCACACCTACCCTAATTCGGCCAAGCTGTCGGTACGCAAATGGGAGTTCGACCTGGGCTGGGCCTGGATCCAGGTGTTCCGCTTCCTGCGCCTGGCCAAGGTCCAGCGGGTCGCGCCGATCGCCCACCGGATCGAAGGCAAGGGTCATCTGGACATGGACACCGCCATCGCGATCCTCAACAACCGGTTCCAGATCATGGCCCAATACCGCAGGCTGGTGATCGCCCCGCTGGTCAAGCAGGAGCTGGAAAAGGTCGATCATTCGGTGCGCCACCAGTTCCACCGGGCCAAACGCCTGCTGTCGCGGGAAACCAGCCTGCTGGATGACCGTCATCACCTGCGCATCCAGAACATGCTGGAACACAGCCAGGCACTGAAGGTGATCTACGAAAAACGCCTGGCTCTGCAGCAGATCTGGGCCAAGACCAGCAGCAACGGCCACGACATGCTCGCTGCCATCAAGGAATGGGTCCACGACGCCGAGGTCAGCGGCATCCAGTCCCTGCGGGACTTTGCCGACCAGCTCAAGACTTACTCGTTGCGGCCGGCTACGGCTTGA
- the cysT gene encoding sulfate ABC transporter permease subunit CysT, producing MSRRISPVIPGFGLTLGYTLVYLSLIVLIPLAAMFVHAAQLTWDQFWTIISAPRVLAALKLSFGTALCAAIINGVIGTLLAWVLVRYTFPGRKIIDAMIDLPFALPTAVAGIALTALYAPTGLVGQFATDLGFKIAYTPLGITLALTFVTLPFVVRTVQPVLADIPREVEEAAACLGAKPWQVFRHILMPALLPAWLTGFALAFARGVGEYGSVIFIAGNMPMKTEILPLLIMVKLDQYDYTGATSIGVLMLVVSFVLLLLINLLQRRIETP from the coding sequence ATGTCGCGTCGCATCTCCCCCGTCATACCCGGCTTCGGGCTGACGCTGGGCTACACCCTGGTGTACCTCAGTCTGATTGTGCTCATACCGCTGGCGGCGATGTTCGTGCATGCCGCCCAACTCACCTGGGACCAGTTCTGGACGATCATTTCGGCGCCGCGAGTGCTGGCGGCCTTGAAGCTCAGCTTCGGCACCGCGTTGTGCGCCGCGATCATCAATGGCGTGATCGGCACGCTGCTGGCCTGGGTGTTGGTGCGCTACACCTTTCCCGGCCGCAAGATCATCGACGCGATGATCGACCTGCCGTTCGCCCTGCCCACCGCCGTGGCCGGTATCGCCTTGACGGCGTTGTACGCACCGACCGGCCTGGTCGGCCAGTTCGCCACCGACCTGGGCTTCAAGATCGCCTATACCCCGCTGGGCATCACCCTGGCGCTGACCTTCGTGACGCTGCCGTTCGTGGTGCGCACGGTGCAGCCGGTGCTGGCGGATATCCCGCGTGAGGTCGAAGAGGCTGCCGCCTGCCTGGGTGCCAAGCCGTGGCAGGTGTTCCGCCATATCCTGATGCCGGCGTTGTTGCCGGCCTGGCTGACCGGCTTCGCCCTGGCGTTTGCCCGTGGCGTGGGCGAGTACGGTTCGGTGATTTTCATTGCCGGCAACATGCCGATGAAAACCGAGATCCTGCCGCTGCTGATCATGGTCAAGCTCGACCAATACGACTACACCGGCGCCACCTCCATCGGCGTGCTGATGCTGGTGGTTTCCTTCGTCCTGTTGCTGCTGATCAACCTGCTGCAGCGGCGCATCGAAACCCCATAA
- the dibA gene encoding phosphodiesterase DibA codes for MTAHHRIALREALLYLVLSVAWLQLAGYLLSNFFDQSADRQRWQLINGYAWMLISAGLIFMARMRMSRSLGEGKHLADRERLRQAAAVFDCTREGVLVTDRSGLIVHVNRAFMAITGYGRDEVLGQRPNLFKSGRHGADFYRDMFASLSGRGEWSGEIWNRRKSGEIYPQWQTIRALVDDNGQVNQYVAVFSDISAIKDSQHELAHLAHHDPLTGLPNRVLFSDRAEQALASAQLHKRGCALLLVDLDHFKNINDSLGHAVGDELLKGVAERFQALFAPGVTLARLGGDEFAVLMENCSQPGQAAVQAQRILDVLKEPLRFDGRALFINASIGISLFPGDALSAGQLLRNADSALFKAKSAGRDSYALYTEELTAHAQQRVEIAFELRRALAQQELRVHYQPVHDLASSRLIGVEALVRWEHPVRGLISPAEFIPVAERTGLIAQIDGWVMAQACRQMCQWQQAGIALTFVAVNVSSRLFAHRALYEQVAQVLHETGLDPALLELEVTESAVMADPEVALEQMHRLRELGVRLAIDDFGTGYSSLLRLKRLPVQKLKIDQGFVAGLPWDEDDAAIVRVIIALARSMGMQVHAEGIEQREQAGFLLEQACELGQGYWFGRPVPAQLLDWERAPAIT; via the coding sequence ATGACTGCCCATCACCGCATCGCCCTGCGCGAAGCGCTGCTTTACCTCGTGCTGTCAGTCGCCTGGCTGCAGCTGGCTGGTTATTTATTAAGCAATTTCTTCGATCAATCCGCTGACAGGCAGCGCTGGCAACTGATCAACGGCTATGCCTGGATGCTGATCAGCGCCGGGTTGATCTTCATGGCGCGGATGCGGATGTCCCGGTCGCTTGGTGAAGGCAAGCACCTGGCCGATCGCGAGCGCCTGCGCCAGGCCGCTGCGGTCTTCGATTGCACCCGCGAAGGGGTGCTGGTGACGGATCGCAGCGGCCTGATCGTGCATGTTAACCGGGCCTTCATGGCGATCACCGGTTATGGTCGGGACGAGGTGTTGGGCCAGCGCCCCAATCTGTTCAAATCCGGCCGCCACGGGGCGGATTTCTACCGCGACATGTTTGCCTCCCTGAGCGGACGGGGTGAATGGAGCGGTGAAATCTGGAATCGGCGCAAGAGTGGTGAGATCTACCCGCAATGGCAGACGATCCGGGCGCTCGTCGACGACAACGGCCAGGTCAATCAGTACGTCGCGGTGTTCTCCGACATCAGTGCGATCAAGGATTCGCAACACGAACTCGCACACCTGGCCCATCACGATCCGCTGACCGGCTTGCCCAACCGCGTGCTGTTTTCCGACCGTGCGGAGCAGGCCCTGGCCTCGGCACAGCTTCACAAGCGCGGTTGTGCCCTGCTGCTGGTGGACCTGGACCACTTCAAGAACATCAATGACAGCCTCGGACATGCGGTTGGCGACGAGCTGCTCAAGGGCGTGGCCGAGCGGTTCCAGGCGCTCTTCGCGCCGGGCGTGACCCTGGCTCGCCTGGGTGGCGACGAATTCGCCGTGTTGATGGAAAACTGCTCCCAGCCCGGGCAGGCAGCGGTCCAGGCCCAGCGTATTCTCGACGTGCTGAAAGAGCCGTTGCGGTTCGACGGTCGGGCCTTGTTCATCAACGCCAGCATCGGCATCAGCCTGTTTCCCGGCGATGCACTCAGCGCCGGGCAATTGTTGCGTAATGCTGACTCGGCCCTGTTCAAGGCCAAGAGCGCCGGCCGCGACAGTTACGCCTTGTACACCGAAGAGCTGACCGCCCACGCTCAACAACGGGTCGAGATTGCCTTCGAACTGCGTCGCGCCCTGGCCCAGCAGGAACTGCGAGTCCATTACCAGCCGGTGCACGACCTGGCGTCCAGCCGCCTGATCGGTGTCGAAGCGCTGGTGCGCTGGGAACATCCTGTGCGTGGTTTGATCTCGCCGGCCGAATTCATCCCCGTCGCCGAGCGCACCGGGTTGATCGCCCAGATCGATGGTTGGGTCATGGCCCAGGCCTGCCGACAGATGTGCCAGTGGCAACAGGCCGGGATTGCGTTGACGTTCGTCGCGGTGAACGTTTCCAGCCGATTGTTCGCCCACCGTGCGTTGTACGAGCAGGTCGCCCAGGTACTGCATGAAACCGGTCTGGATCCGGCGCTCCTGGAGCTGGAAGTGACCGAAAGCGCGGTGATGGCGGACCCGGAAGTGGCGTTGGAGCAGATGCATCGTTTGCGGGAATTGGGTGTGCGGCTGGCGATCGATGACTTCGGCACCGGCTATTCATCGTTGCTGCGGCTCAAACGCCTACCGGTGCAAAAGCTTAAGATCGACCAGGGTTTCGTCGCCGGGCTGCCGTGGGACGAGGACGACGCGGCGATCGTCCGGGTGATCATCGCCCTGGCCCGCAGCATGGGCATGCAGGTGCATGCCGAAGGCATCGAACAGCGCGAGCAGGCGGGATTTTTGCTCGAACAGGCTTGTGAGCTGGGACAGGGCTACTGGTTCGGCCGGCCGGTGCCGGCGCAGCTGCTGGATTGGGAGCGGGCACCAGCCATCACCTGA